A genome region from Flavobacterium sp. CFS9 includes the following:
- a CDS encoding cupin domain-containing protein — MKTTKKNLVSLFILLFLTLSMNIYAQDPLKAAPNAYKKVLLENERVRIMQVEITPGETIPWHHHPDHTIYALADGKIEITDKGKAPIIMDIKAGDAMYIPAVTHMAKNLGDTTVSLIVTEIKTKK, encoded by the coding sequence ATGAAAACAACTAAAAAGAATTTAGTGTCCCTATTCATACTATTATTTTTAACATTAAGTATGAATATCTATGCGCAAGACCCTTTAAAGGCAGCGCCTAACGCATATAAAAAAGTACTTCTTGAAAATGAGAGAGTAAGAATAATGCAAGTTGAGATTACTCCGGGAGAAACAATTCCATGGCATCATCATCCTGACCACACCATCTATGCATTGGCTGATGGAAAAATTGAAATAACCGATAAAGGCAAAGCTCCCATCATTATGGATATTAAAGCTGGAGATGCCATGTACATACCCGCAGTTACTCATATGGCAAAAAATTTAGGAGATACAACTGTGAGTTTGATTGTAACAGAAATAAAAACTAAAAAATAA
- a CDS encoding NAD(P)/FAD-dependent oxidoreductase: MPRELLLQVTPEIAANELLLKDHLSKQIKVSPKEIQHVSILKRSIDARQKAIKINLKVIIYLKGEPFQETKIELPVYKDVSSAQEVIVVGAGPAGLFAALQLIELGLKPVVLERGKDVRGRRRDLKAINREHIVNEDSNYCFGEGGAGTYSDGKLYTRSKKRGDVTRILELLVAFGASEDILVEAHPHIGTNKLPKIIEDIRNKIIEFGGQVLFDTRVTDILVKNNEVEGVVTQNGDKILANKLILATGHSARDIFELLDKKKIFIEAKPFALGVRAEHSQQLIDSIQYSCDYRGEYLPPAPYSIVKQVNGRGMYSFCMCPGGVIAPCATSPGEVVTNGWSPSKRDQVTANSGIVIELKLEDFRPFAKFGALAGMEFQKSIEQKAWHLAGQTQKVPAQRMVDFTQNKVSADIPKTSYVPGTTSVEMGQVFPGFLSQILREGFKEFGKSMRGYLTNEAILHAPESRTSSPVRIPRDPMTYEHLQIKGLYPCGEGAGYAGGIISAAIDGEKCALMAAEALK; encoded by the coding sequence ATGCCAAGAGAACTTTTACTTCAGGTAACGCCGGAAATAGCAGCAAATGAGTTGTTGCTGAAAGACCATTTGTCTAAACAAATAAAAGTTTCTCCCAAAGAAATTCAGCACGTTTCGATTCTGAAACGATCTATAGATGCGCGTCAAAAAGCGATCAAAATCAATTTAAAAGTCATTATCTATCTGAAAGGCGAGCCTTTTCAGGAAACTAAAATAGAGTTGCCGGTATATAAGGATGTTTCATCTGCACAAGAAGTAATTGTGGTTGGAGCAGGTCCGGCAGGGCTTTTCGCGGCACTTCAATTAATTGAGTTGGGTTTAAAGCCAGTTGTACTCGAGAGAGGAAAAGATGTTCGCGGACGCCGTCGTGATTTAAAAGCAATAAATCGTGAACATATCGTTAACGAAGATTCTAATTATTGTTTTGGAGAAGGTGGAGCGGGAACCTATTCAGATGGAAAATTATATACGCGTTCTAAAAAACGTGGAGATGTAACCCGAATCTTAGAGTTACTTGTCGCTTTTGGGGCTTCTGAAGATATTCTGGTAGAAGCACATCCACACATTGGAACCAATAAATTGCCAAAAATTATTGAAGATATCCGTAATAAAATCATAGAGTTTGGCGGTCAGGTTTTGTTTGATACACGTGTTACTGATATTTTGGTAAAGAATAATGAAGTTGAAGGTGTTGTTACTCAAAACGGCGACAAGATTCTGGCAAATAAATTGATCCTGGCAACAGGACATTCAGCACGTGATATTTTTGAGTTACTGGATAAAAAGAAAATTTTTATAGAGGCGAAACCTTTCGCTTTAGGAGTTCGAGCAGAGCATTCTCAGCAATTAATTGACAGTATTCAGTATAGTTGTGATTATCGAGGGGAGTATCTGCCTCCTGCGCCATATTCTATTGTGAAGCAGGTTAACGGTCGCGGAATGTATTCGTTCTGTATGTGTCCGGGTGGTGTAATTGCGCCTTGTGCCACGAGCCCCGGCGAAGTGGTAACTAATGGATGGTCACCTTCAAAACGAGATCAGGTTACAGCAAATTCAGGAATTGTAATTGAATTAAAGTTGGAAGATTTTAGACCTTTTGCAAAATTTGGAGCTTTGGCCGGAATGGAGTTTCAAAAAAGTATCGAACAAAAAGCCTGGCATTTGGCAGGACAGACTCAAAAAGTTCCGGCTCAGCGAATGGTCGACTTTACACAGAATAAAGTTTCAGCAGATATTCCGAAAACTTCTTATGTTCCCGGAACAACATCAGTTGAAATGGGGCAGGTTTTTCCGGGATTTTTATCTCAAATCCTGCGCGAAGGTTTTAAAGAATTTGGAAAATCAATGCGTGGTTATTTGACCAATGAAGCAATTTTGCATGCTCCTGAAAGCCGAACATCATCGCCAGTTCGAATTCCGAGAGATCCTATGACTTATGAACATTTACAAATTAAAGGACTGTATCCGTGTGGAGAAGGTGCGGGATATGCCGGTGGTATTATCTCTGCAGCTATCGATGGGGAAAAATGTGCTTTGATGGCTGCTGAAGCTTTAAAGTAA
- a CDS encoding phosphatidylcholine/phosphatidylserine synthase, whose translation MNIKKHIPNLITLINLFCGCIAVVFVSQENFLMAFCMVSLGIFFDFFDGFFARLFKVSSPLGLQLDSLADMVTSGVVPGYVMYSLFLKSADPNNEVALTIVPFLGFIVTLGSCYRLANFNIDTRQTDSFIGLPTPANALFILSLPLVIDFSDSLIIFEMLTNHWILLGITLCSAYILNAEIPLFALKVKKFTVKDNVLQIVFLLISLALVVLLQYMAIPLIIIIYVLLSVVNNIFLKK comes from the coding sequence ATGAACATTAAAAAACACATTCCTAATTTAATCACATTAATTAACCTGTTCTGCGGCTGTATTGCTGTTGTTTTTGTTTCTCAAGAGAACTTTTTAATGGCTTTTTGCATGGTTTCCTTAGGGATCTTTTTTGATTTTTTTGATGGTTTTTTTGCCCGATTGTTCAAAGTTTCAAGTCCGCTTGGATTACAGTTAGATTCGTTAGCAGATATGGTAACCAGTGGTGTTGTTCCGGGTTATGTAATGTACAGTCTGTTCTTAAAAAGTGCTGACCCGAACAATGAAGTTGCCTTAACGATCGTTCCTTTTCTTGGATTTATTGTAACATTAGGTTCTTGTTACCGATTGGCTAATTTTAATATTGATACACGTCAGACGGATTCGTTTATTGGTTTGCCAACTCCGGCAAACGCGCTTTTTATTTTAAGTCTTCCGTTAGTGATCGATTTCTCTGATTCATTAATCATATTTGAAATGTTAACGAATCATTGGATTCTTTTGGGGATTACTTTATGCAGTGCTTATATTTTAAATGCCGAGATTCCATTGTTTGCATTAAAAGTTAAAAAGTTTACTGTAAAGGATAATGTCTTGCAAATTGTATTTTTATTAATTTCTTTGGCTTTAGTGGTGTTATTGCAGTACATGGCAATTCCGTTGATTATTATCATTTATGTGTTGCTTTCAGTAGTGAATAATATCTTTTTGAAAAAGTAG
- the tatC gene encoding twin-arginine translocase subunit TatC — translation MAKKNLGEMSFLDHLEELRWLLVRSTMATMIMAFVTYFISDYLFDEIILGPTRPTFFTYVWFCDLSHQLGFADSICITQLNFIIQNTEMEGQVNIFVWMCLLAGFILSFPYILWEIWKFISPALYEKERKNAKVFIFTSSLLFFLGVLFGYFVVIPMSVNFVATFSVSDVVKNQFTLDSYMGMVKTSILGSAIFFELPIAIYFLTKLGLVTPEFLRKYWKYAVIIILIIAAIVTPPDVVSQTIVAIPMLLIYEVSILISKIVYRNKMKENV, via the coding sequence ATGGCAAAAAAGAACCTTGGCGAGATGTCATTTCTGGATCATCTTGAAGAATTAAGATGGCTACTGGTTAGAAGTACAATGGCAACTATGATAATGGCGTTTGTAACCTATTTCATAAGTGACTATTTGTTTGACGAAATCATTCTTGGTCCAACCCGACCTACTTTTTTTACTTATGTCTGGTTCTGTGATTTATCACATCAACTGGGCTTTGCCGACAGTATCTGTATCACACAGCTGAATTTCATTATCCAAAATACCGAAATGGAAGGTCAGGTAAATATCTTTGTATGGATGTGTCTTTTAGCTGGTTTTATTTTAAGCTTCCCTTATATTTTATGGGAAATCTGGAAGTTCATCAGCCCTGCTTTATATGAAAAAGAGCGAAAAAATGCCAAAGTATTTATTTTCACCTCTTCTTTACTTTTCTTTTTAGGAGTACTGTTCGGATATTTCGTCGTAATTCCAATGTCGGTAAATTTCGTTGCCACTTTTTCGGTAAGTGATGTTGTCAAGAATCAATTTACATTAGACTCTTATATGGGAATGGTAAAAACAAGTATATTGGGAAGTGCTATCTTTTTTGAACTGCCAATTGCCATTTACTTTTTAACCAAGTTAGGATTAGTAACCCCTGAATTCTTAAGAAAATATTGGAAATATGCCGTTATTATCATCTTGATCATTGCAGCAATTGTAACACCTCCGGATGTAGTAAGTCAAACTATTGTAGCGATACCAATGTTGCTTATCTACGAAGTAAGTATCCTGATTTCTAAGATTGTTTATCGAAATAAAATGAAAGAAAATGTCTGA
- a CDS encoding PorV/PorQ family protein, with protein MNIGVDAAALGMSGTVVASTNDVNSVYWNPAGLTHLEDHQISLMHANYFANIAQYDYIGYASPIDDRSAWGISMIRFGVDDIMDTTQLIDNQGNIDYNRIRLFSTADYGFTFSYARKLPVDGFQYGVNAKVIRRVIGKFANSWGFGFDFGLQFERNGWNFGLMLRDITTTYNVWNINEEEYKKIANAIPGENNELPESTEITLPKAQLGVSKKIEFHGDYSLLVATNLNIRFEQTNDIISSKVVSIDPALGFEFGYTNLVFLRAGAGNFQNVTQLDNTEKLNFQPNIGLGFKYKGIQVDYALTDLGNQSTALYSNIFSLKVDLGIFR; from the coding sequence ATGAATATTGGCGTGGATGCAGCTGCTTTAGGAATGTCAGGTACAGTTGTAGCTTCTACAAATGATGTCAATTCCGTTTATTGGAATCCGGCTGGTCTGACCCATCTTGAGGATCATCAAATTTCGTTGATGCATGCCAATTACTTTGCCAATATAGCACAATACGATTACATTGGATATGCCAGCCCGATTGACGACAGAAGTGCCTGGGGAATTTCGATGATTCGTTTTGGAGTTGATGATATTATGGACACCACACAATTGATCGACAATCAGGGAAATATAGATTACAACCGAATCAGACTGTTCTCTACTGCGGATTATGGTTTTACTTTCTCCTACGCGAGAAAATTACCTGTAGATGGTTTTCAATATGGTGTAAATGCAAAAGTAATCCGAAGGGTTATTGGAAAATTTGCCAATTCCTGGGGTTTTGGCTTTGACTTTGGTCTTCAATTTGAGAGAAACGGATGGAACTTTGGTTTGATGCTTCGGGATATTACCACTACTTATAATGTTTGGAATATCAATGAAGAAGAATACAAAAAAATTGCCAATGCCATCCCGGGAGAAAACAACGAATTACCGGAAAGTACCGAGATTACGTTACCAAAAGCTCAACTGGGAGTTTCTAAAAAAATCGAGTTTCATGGCGATTACAGTCTTTTGGTAGCCACCAATTTAAACATACGTTTCGAGCAAACCAATGATATCATTTCGTCAAAAGTAGTTAGTATTGATCCTGCTTTGGGATTTGAGTTTGGTTATACTAATCTTGTATTTTTAAGGGCAGGAGCAGGAAATTTTCAAAATGTAACTCAGCTGGATAATACCGAAAAGCTCAACTTTCAGCCTAACATAGGCCTTGGTTTTAAATACAAAGGCATTCAGGTCGATTATGCACTGACTGATTTAGGAAATCAAAGCACTGCTTTATACTCTAATATTTTTTCATTAAAAGTAGATTTAGGTATCTTTAGATAA
- a CDS encoding carboxymuconolactone decarboxylase family protein: MSDIIKEFNDYRSKMNEKLLADNNKIVKRIFNLDTNAYAAGALDVKTKELLGLVASAVLRCDDCVKYHLETSHKEGVTKEEMMEAMGIATLVGGTIVIPHLRRAYEFWEALEEAETK; the protein is encoded by the coding sequence ATGTCTGATATCATAAAAGAATTTAACGATTACCGTTCTAAAATGAACGAAAAATTGCTGGCTGACAATAATAAAATTGTCAAAAGAATTTTCAATCTTGATACAAATGCTTATGCTGCCGGAGCTCTTGATGTAAAAACAAAAGAGCTTTTAGGATTGGTAGCTTCGGCTGTTTTACGTTGTGATGACTGCGTAAAATACCATCTTGAAACCAGCCATAAAGAAGGTGTTACGAAAGAAGAAATGATGGAAGCTATGGGGATCGCAACTTTAGTTGGCGGAACCATCGTAATTCCACATTTAAGAAGAGCATACGAATTTTGGGAAGCTTTAGAAGAAGCTGAAACTAAATAA
- the lptB gene encoding LPS export ABC transporter ATP-binding protein, which translates to MKLRADNLIKTYKGRSVVKGISVEVNQGEIVGLLGPNGAGKTTSFYMIVGLVKPNSGNIYLDDLNITDYPMYKRAQQGIGYLAQEASVFRKLSIEDNILSVLQLTKLSKEAQIAKMESLIEEFSLEHIRTNRGDLLSGGERRRTEIARALATDPKFILLDEPFAGVDPVAVEDIQRIVAQLKNKNIGILITDHNVQETLAITDKTYLMFEGGILKAGVPEELVEDEMVRRVYLGQNFELRKKKLEF; encoded by the coding sequence ATGAAATTAAGAGCCGATAATTTAATAAAAACCTATAAAGGACGCAGTGTTGTAAAAGGAATTTCCGTTGAAGTTAATCAGGGAGAAATTGTAGGTCTTTTGGGGCCTAATGGTGCGGGAAAAACGACTTCGTTTTACATGATTGTAGGATTGGTAAAACCTAATTCAGGAAACATTTATCTGGACGACCTGAACATTACCGATTATCCTATGTACAAACGTGCTCAACAAGGAATTGGCTATTTGGCACAGGAAGCTTCTGTTTTTAGAAAATTAAGCATTGAAGACAATATTCTTAGTGTTTTGCAATTGACTAAGTTATCAAAAGAAGCACAGATCGCCAAAATGGAAAGTTTAATTGAAGAGTTCAGCTTAGAACACATTCGTACCAACCGTGGAGATTTACTTTCAGGAGGAGAACGTCGTCGTACTGAAATTGCACGTGCTCTGGCAACAGATCCAAAATTCATTTTACTAGATGAGCCTTTCGCAGGTGTTGACCCGGTTGCGGTTGAAGATATTCAGAGAATTGTAGCCCAGTTGAAAAATAAAAACATAGGAATTTTAATTACCGATCACAACGTTCAGGAAACTTTAGCCATCACTGATAAAACCTACTTAATGTTTGAAGGTGGAATTTTAAAAGCGGGAGTACCTGAAGAATTAGTGGAAGATGAAATGGTTCGCCGTGTTTACCTGGGACAAAATTTTGAACTACGTAAGAAGAAACTTGAATTTTAA
- a CDS encoding quinone oxidoreductase, which produces MKALTFSSFGNSDVLEYIEIPNPSLKDDEILVEMRAIGLNFADVYRRKGNYHLKGTPPFIAGYEGAGIVIDANNHPEYKVGDRVAFADVPFANAELVAVNINHVLPLPDAISFETAASVLLQGLTAHYLATDSHKTEKGETVLIHAVAGGVGQILTQISKLLGAKVIGLTSSSEKAKVAFEQGADHVFLYNDDWKSQVFETTPKGVDVVYDSIGSTLSESFEVTKECGQVVFFGMAGGDPAFVDPRMLMDGSKTLTGGDLWSYLNSKEERIKRATQLFHWISEGKIKLSEPASFKLSEGKLAHDYLESRKSTGKIILIP; this is translated from the coding sequence ATGAAAGCACTTACCTTTTCTTCTTTTGGAAATTCTGATGTTTTGGAATACATTGAAATTCCCAATCCATCCTTAAAAGATGATGAAATTCTTGTTGAAATGAGAGCCATCGGATTAAATTTTGCTGATGTTTACAGACGAAAAGGAAACTACCATTTAAAAGGAACTCCTCCTTTTATTGCCGGTTACGAAGGTGCCGGAATAGTAATAGATGCTAATAATCATCCGGAGTATAAAGTTGGTGATCGTGTGGCTTTCGCCGACGTTCCTTTTGCTAATGCAGAATTGGTTGCCGTAAACATAAATCATGTTTTACCGCTGCCTGACGCCATTTCATTTGAAACCGCAGCATCTGTTTTACTTCAGGGTTTGACGGCTCATTATTTAGCCACCGACAGCCATAAAACCGAAAAAGGAGAAACAGTATTAATTCATGCGGTTGCCGGTGGAGTCGGACAAATTCTAACGCAGATCAGCAAGCTTTTAGGTGCGAAAGTAATTGGTTTAACCTCATCTTCAGAAAAAGCAAAAGTAGCCTTTGAGCAAGGTGCCGATCATGTCTTTCTTTATAATGACGATTGGAAATCACAAGTCTTCGAAACGACTCCAAAAGGCGTTGATGTGGTTTACGACAGCATTGGAAGCACTTTATCTGAAAGTTTCGAAGTCACAAAAGAATGCGGACAAGTTGTTTTCTTCGGAATGGCTGGCGGTGATCCTGCATTTGTAGATCCGAGAATGTTAATGGACGGTTCTAAAACCCTAACCGGAGGAGATTTATGGAGCTACCTGAATTCTAAAGAAGAGAGAATCAAACGAGCAACACAATTGTTCCACTGGATTTCAGAAGGAAAAATCAAACTTTCAGAACCAGCTTCTTTTAAATTATCAGAAGGAAAATTGGCTCATGACTATCTGGAAAGCCGAAAAAGCACCGGAAAAATTATTTTGATTCCTTGA
- a CDS encoding SIS domain-containing protein, producing MITKENILAIAKKTILSESEAITKLIDFLDENFYEAVQRIYETKGRLVVTGIGKSAIIAQKMVATFNSTGTPSMFLHASEAIHGDLGMLQNEDIVICISKSGNSPEIKVLVPLLKRFGNILIGMTGNVTSFLAKGSDYVLDTTVETEACPINLAPTNSTTAQLVMGDALAVCLMEMRDFKPEDFAVYHPGGALGKKLLLRVKDMIEHSLKPMVTPDTSIKKAIFEISEKRLGVTAVIENNTIVGIITDGDIRRMLNDRDSIADLTAKDIMSKNPKVVSSETMAVDALNILEDFSITQLIVADNGEYKGVLHLHDILKEGIV from the coding sequence TTGATCACAAAAGAAAATATATTGGCGATCGCCAAAAAAACAATACTATCTGAAAGTGAAGCAATTACAAAGCTAATTGATTTTCTGGACGAAAATTTCTACGAAGCTGTCCAACGCATTTACGAAACAAAAGGCCGATTAGTGGTTACCGGCATCGGAAAAAGTGCCATTATTGCTCAAAAAATGGTAGCTACTTTTAACTCGACCGGTACACCCTCAATGTTCCTTCATGCTTCTGAAGCCATTCATGGCGACTTGGGAATGCTTCAAAATGAAGACATCGTAATCTGTATTTCAAAAAGCGGGAACAGTCCTGAAATAAAAGTATTGGTTCCTCTGTTAAAACGTTTCGGGAACATCCTAATCGGAATGACCGGAAATGTAACTTCATTTTTAGCTAAAGGCTCGGACTATGTATTAGACACAACTGTCGAAACAGAAGCTTGCCCAATCAATCTGGCACCAACCAACAGTACCACTGCTCAACTTGTTATGGGAGATGCTTTAGCAGTTTGTTTGATGGAAATGCGCGATTTTAAGCCTGAAGATTTTGCAGTTTATCACCCAGGCGGTGCTTTAGGAAAAAAACTACTGCTTCGTGTTAAAGACATGATTGAACATTCGTTAAAACCAATGGTTACTCCAGATACCTCAATCAAAAAAGCGATTTTTGAGATCTCCGAAAAAAGACTAGGGGTAACTGCCGTAATCGAAAACAACACCATTGTTGGAATTATTACAGACGGTGATATTAGAAGAATGCTGAACGACAGAGATTCTATTGCAGATTTAACTGCAAAAGATATCATGTCAAAAAATCCTAAAGTAGTATCTTCAGAAACAATGGCAGTTGACGCTTTGAATATCTTAGAAGATTTTTCGATAACACAGCTTATCGTAGCTGATAATGGAGAATACAAAGGCGTATTACATTTACATGACATTTTAAAAGAAGGAATCGTATAA
- the recQ gene encoding DNA helicase RecQ — translation MNSNEIEIHKELKKYFGFSQFKGLQEQVITSILEKKNTFVIMPTGGGKSLCYQLPALIQDGTAIVVSPLIALMKNQVDAIRSLSSENGIAHVLNSSLTKTEIAQVKKDITSGLTKLLYVAPESLTKEEYVAFLQSVSISFVAIDEAHCISEWGHDFRPEYRNLKNIIKQLGKVPIIGLTATATPKVQEDILKNLDMADANTFKASFNRPNLYYEVRTKTKNIESDIIRFIRQHKGKSGIIYCLSRKKVESIAEVLQVNGISAVPYHAGLDAKTRAKHQDMFLMEDVDVVVATIAFGMGIDKPDVRFVIHHDIPKSLESYYQETGRAGRDGGEGHCLAYYSYKDVEKLEKFMSGKPVAEQEIGFALLQEVVAYAETSMSRRKFLLHYFGEEFDSETGEGADMDDNVRNPKTRIEAKDQVVKLLEIVRDTKHIYKSKEIVFTLIGRVNAVIKAHKTDTQSFFGSGSDHDEKYWMALLRQVLVAGYLSKDIETYGVVKITKEGLNFIKKPVSFMMSEDHEYSESEDEAIVTGGKSSGTADEVLMGMLRELRKKVAKKLGVPPFVVFQDPSLEDMALKYPITLTELFNIHGVGEGKAKKYGGDFVSLISRYVEDNDIVRPDDLVVKSTGVNSANKLYIIQNIDRKLPLSDIASAKGLSMDALIKEMEQIVYSGTKLNIKYWLDDMLDDDQQEEIHDYFMESESDKIEDALKEFDGDYDIDELRLMRIKFISEVAN, via the coding sequence ATGAATTCAAACGAAATTGAAATACACAAGGAATTAAAGAAGTATTTCGGCTTTAGCCAATTTAAGGGCTTGCAGGAGCAAGTCATTACGAGTATTTTAGAGAAGAAGAATACTTTTGTAATTATGCCAACTGGCGGTGGAAAGTCTCTTTGTTATCAATTACCCGCTTTAATTCAGGATGGAACGGCCATAGTTGTTTCTCCTTTGATAGCTTTGATGAAAAATCAGGTTGATGCTATTCGAAGCCTTTCCTCAGAAAACGGAATTGCCCATGTGTTAAATTCCTCTCTCACCAAAACAGAAATTGCCCAGGTTAAAAAAGACATCACTTCAGGTTTGACTAAACTTTTGTATGTAGCACCTGAATCGTTAACAAAAGAAGAATATGTAGCTTTTTTACAAAGCGTATCTATTTCCTTTGTAGCTATTGACGAAGCACATTGTATTTCGGAGTGGGGTCATGATTTCAGACCGGAATACCGTAATCTGAAAAATATAATCAAACAATTAGGTAAAGTGCCTATTATTGGACTTACCGCCACTGCAACCCCAAAAGTTCAGGAGGATATACTGAAGAATCTTGATATGGCCGATGCCAATACTTTTAAAGCATCGTTCAACAGACCGAACTTGTACTACGAAGTTCGAACAAAAACAAAAAATATAGAGTCGGATATTATTCGATTTATCAGACAACATAAAGGCAAATCCGGAATTATTTACTGCTTAAGCCGTAAAAAAGTAGAGTCGATTGCCGAAGTTTTACAAGTTAATGGGATCAGTGCCGTACCATATCATGCAGGTTTAGATGCTAAAACCCGTGCTAAACATCAGGATATGTTCCTGATGGAAGACGTTGATGTGGTAGTGGCAACTATTGCATTTGGAATGGGGATTGATAAACCAGACGTTCGATTTGTAATTCATCACGATATTCCAAAATCACTGGAGAGTTATTACCAGGAAACAGGTCGTGCCGGCCGTGATGGAGGAGAAGGACATTGTTTGGCTTACTACTCCTATAAAGATGTAGAGAAGTTGGAGAAATTCATGTCCGGAAAGCCGGTTGCAGAACAGGAGATTGGATTTGCTCTTTTGCAGGAAGTAGTAGCGTATGCCGAAACTTCAATGTCACGCCGAAAATTTCTATTGCATTATTTTGGTGAAGAATTTGACAGTGAGACCGGTGAAGGAGCCGATATGGACGACAACGTTCGTAATCCTAAAACAAGAATTGAAGCCAAAGATCAGGTGGTTAAATTGTTGGAGATTGTTCGGGATACGAAGCATATTTATAAATCAAAAGAAATTGTATTTACCTTAATTGGACGTGTAAATGCCGTAATTAAAGCGCATAAAACAGATACTCAATCGTTTTTTGGATCGGGTTCTGACCACGACGAGAAATATTGGATGGCTTTGCTTCGACAAGTTTTGGTAGCGGGTTATCTGTCAAAAGATATTGAAACTTATGGTGTGGTGAAAATCACTAAAGAAGGTTTGAACTTCATTAAAAAGCCGGTTTCGTTTATGATGTCGGAAGATCATGAGTACAGTGAATCTGAAGATGAAGCAATTGTAACCGGAGGAAAATCATCAGGAACGGCCGATGAAGTTTTAATGGGTATGCTGCGCGAATTGCGTAAAAAAGTAGCTAAAAAGTTAGGAGTTCCTCCGTTTGTTGTTTTTCAGGATCCTTCTCTTGAGGATATGGCTCTTAAATATCCAATCACTTTAACCGAGTTGTTTAATATTCACGGTGTAGGTGAAGGAAAAGCTAAAAAATATGGTGGTGATTTTGTTTCTCTAATCAGTAGATACGTAGAGGATAATGATATCGTTCGCCCCGATGATTTAGTGGTGAAATCTACCGGAGTCAATTCAGCTAATAAATTATATATCATTCAAAACATCGACAGAAAATTGCCGCTAAGTGATATTGCTTCTGCAAAAGGACTTTCGATGGATGCTTTGATCAAAGAAATGGAGCAAATTGTGTATTCAGGTACCAAGCTAAATATTAAATACTGGCTGGATGACATGCTGGATGACGATCAGCAGGAAGAAATCCACGATTATTTTATGGAATCAGAATCGGATAAAATCGAAGATGCTCTTAAAGAATTTGACGGCGATTACGATATTGATGAATTGCGTTTGATGAGAATTAAGTTTATCAGTGAAGTAGCTAATTAG
- a CDS encoding glycoside hydrolase family 25 protein, with translation MARKTTTRRTSNSRKSKPQRSILASGLRFIIYSFLVLLFCATVYHYRDGLAYYLGFKSNKVLEEDAVEKHLSDVRNVQVLENHKGKVIGIDVSEFQGTVHWSDVEVLEEKYPVQFVFIRATAGNNKVDRQFMHNWLGAKKHKIIRGAYHYYRPNENSIEQADLFIKTVKLQKGDLPPVLDIERLPKNQSLDSLKKGLKRWLNKVEAHYQVRPIIYTGERYYGDFLKEEFGEYLFWIANYNFYREKIEEDWLFWQFTEKATLPGIKRTVDVNIYNGDLEQLQFITVE, from the coding sequence ATGGCAAGAAAAACGACCACTCGAAGAACTTCTAACTCCCGAAAATCGAAACCTCAGAGATCGATTTTAGCGAGCGGACTTCGTTTTATTATTTATTCTTTTTTAGTGCTGCTTTTTTGTGCGACAGTGTATCATTATCGTGATGGACTGGCTTATTATCTGGGCTTTAAATCAAATAAAGTTCTGGAAGAGGATGCGGTAGAAAAACATCTTTCTGATGTTAGAAATGTTCAGGTTCTCGAAAATCACAAAGGAAAAGTAATTGGTATTGATGTTTCTGAATTTCAGGGAACTGTGCACTGGAGTGATGTTGAGGTTTTAGAAGAAAAATATCCGGTTCAGTTTGTTTTTATCAGGGCTACGGCAGGAAATAATAAAGTAGACAGGCAATTTATGCACAATTGGTTAGGTGCAAAAAAACATAAAATTATTCGTGGGGCTTATCATTACTATCGTCCGAACGAAAATTCGATAGAGCAAGCCGATTTGTTTATTAAAACAGTAAAGCTCCAAAAAGGAGATCTGCCTCCGGTTTTAGACATTGAAAGATTGCCTAAAAATCAATCGTTAGACAGTTTGAAGAAAGGGTTAAAACGCTGGTTGAATAAGGTCGAGGCGCATTATCAGGTACGTCCGATTATTTATACCGGAGAGCGTTACTACGGTGATTTCCTAAAAGAAGAGTTTGGAGAGTATTTATTCTGGATCGCCAATTACAATTTCTACAGAGAGAAAATTGAAGAGGATTGGTTATTCTGGCAATTTACGGAAAAAGCTACCTTGCCGGGAATCAAACGAACTGTAGATGTGAATATTTATAACGGAGATTTAGAACAATTGCAGTTTATTACTGTTGAATAG